A window from Apostichopus japonicus isolate 1M-3 chromosome 2, ASM3797524v1, whole genome shotgun sequence encodes these proteins:
- the LOC139973413 gene encoding tRNA:m(4)X modification enzyme TRM13 homolog, whose amino-acid sequence MQVDQQVKGTNQCAFHVEKRKRQCKLQVAKGLQYCGEHAFQHNLPTSKPRIQCPLDPKHSVFVHKLKKHLKICNSRPKDKPIYFEQNINIDQCEENYTGKKELASFTPQEVENIIKKAKAVQQGQLLEFQESVLHHEVLKAELDSAINGLSARKHLDQISSILGNMKEAKLFAPNTFYIEYGAGKGRLSQWIFEAVSDTPDTHFILVDRKNVRHKRDLHHKEVRKNLSMERLLIDIQDLALNRVPAIKDNPDRPIVAYCKHLCGAATDLALRSLFPHRLDRREDDQKTPTDSPSVKGVAMATCCHHCCTWNSYVGKDFLAVHGFSRIEFEALIRMSSWCVCGTRSEHGEEKMETKSDSQNGEAEKETLTSALGLTIQQREEIGHMCKRVLDAGRLEFLRKNGLTGNQVQYVKPSVTLENIMILANRREENSDTLPNA is encoded by the exons ATGCAAGTAGATCAACAGGTAAAAGGTACCAATCAATGTGCTTTCCATGTTGAGAAAAGAAAACGTCAGTGCAAATTGCAAGTAGCTAAGGGTTTACAGTACTGCGGCGAACATGCATTCCAA CACAATTTACCTACATCAAAACCAAGAATCCAGTGCCCTCTGGATCCAAAACA TTCAGTATTTGTTCATAAGTTAAAGAAACATCTGAAGATTTGCAATAGCAGACCAAAAGATAAACCG ATTTATTTCGAACAAAACATCAATATTGACCAGTGTGAAGAGAATTATACAGGAAAG AAAGAACTGGCATCTTTTACTCCACAAGAAGTagaaaatatcatcaaaaaagCAAAGGCTGTCCAGCAAG GTCAACTTTTGGAGTTTCAAGAATCTGTGCTACATCATGAGGTGCTCAAGGCAGAGCTGGATTCAGCGATCAATGGACTGTCGGCACGGAAACACCTTGATCAGATCTCATCCATTCTAGGCAACATGAAAGAAGCCAAGCTGTTTGCTCCAAACACCTTTTACATTGAATATGGAGCTGGCAAAG GTCGACTATCGCAGTGGATTTTTGAGGCAGTCAGCGACACTCCTGACACTCATTTCATCCTCGTTGACCGCAAGAATGTTAGACATAAG CGAGATCTTCATCACAAAGAAGTCAGAAAGAACCTCTCTATGGAACGTCTCCTTATTGATATTCAAGATTTGGCACTCAACAGGGTACCAGCGATCAAGGATAACCCTGACAGACCCATAGTGGCATACTGCAAGCATCTCTGTGGGGCTGCAACAG ATCTGGCACTCAGAAGTTTATTCCCACATCGGTTGGACCGCCGGGAAGATGACCAGAAAACACCGACTGACAGCCCATCGGTCAAAGGCGTTGCTATGGCAACATGTTGTCACCATTGTTGTACCTGGAATAGCTATGTGGGGAAAGACTTCTTAGCCGTTCACGGGTTTAGTAGGATAGAGTTTGAGGCACTCATTCGAATGAGTAGCTGGTGTGTTTGCGGAACAAGGTCAGAGCATGGAGAAGAAAAGATGGAAACTAAATCCGACAGTCAGAATGGTGAAGCAGAAAAAGAAACACTTACAAG TGCTCTTGGATTAACCATTCAACAGAGGGAAGAAATTGGACATATGTGTAAAAGAGTCTTAGATGCTGGACGGCTAGAATTCCTCCGCAAGAATGGCTTGACCGGTAACCAAGTGCAATACGTCAAACCTAGTGTCACCTTGGAGAACATCATGATCTTAGCCAATAGGAGAGAGGAAAACAGTGACACGCTACCAAACGCATGA
- the LOC139973415 gene encoding glycosaminoglycan xylosylkinase-like, whose product MKIYRRGVKLDLSIAVVVMFLLLLHMTGMMYKRELHQLFNEEVNISKRGFRRFRSSEIVDKEDETSKVPSEVAEGPAGTKTDHIPAYNMFHQRITKDAMYEPSAFYIFNLLDELATGEISNVSLFPGGSQIKFKIHFKNGNVAIAKPKRHDRGRYWAYDQSEPFWLDNERHNAEIASFHLDRILNFRRVPPCVGRIVNFRKEILPNTKDEEILSTLYINNGNFCFIGNCVPWFCNDNNPICSEGDFMEMSLCVLVYPSVEHPFQDRPFPWSQGIVESEIWKERNICTEMLVDPEITMGRFFLDLMDLAVFDHLIQNYDRHHFTIVVRFNVESFVVIVDNGKGFGNPWKDDTSFLAPIYQCCRIRNSTYQTLLDLSTDGSKLGNLLRLSLSQDPLAPVITEIFFATLERRLGQVLREIDKCIENYGNGEVLVDKVVVI is encoded by the exons ATGAAGATTTACCGAAGAGGTGTAAAGTTGGACCTATCCATCGCTGTAGTAGTAATGTTCTTATTGTTACTACATATGACCGGGATGATGTACAAGAGAGAACTGCATCAATTGTTCAACGAAGAAGTGAATATTTCGAAGAGGGGCTTTCGTAGATTCAGATCATCGGAGATTGTTGATAAAGAGGATGAAACTTCTAAAGTACCTTCAGAGGTTGCGGAGGGTCCAGCTGGAACAAAAACAGACCA CATCCCAGCTTATAACATGTTTCACCAAAGAATAACGAAAGATGCTATGTACGAACCATCCGCTTTCTACATTTTTAATCTTCTGGATGAACTGGCGACAGGAGAAATATCGAATGTGTCCCTCTTTCCAGGAGGCtcacaaatcaaatttaagattCATTTCAAGAATGGAAACGTCGCTATTGCGAAACCAAAGAG ACATGACCGCGGCCGTTACTGGGCTTACGACCAATCAGAACCTTTCTGGCTCGACAATGAACGTCATAACGCGGAAATAGCATCATTTCACCTCGACAG AATACTGAATTTTAGAAGGGTACCTCCATGTGTTGGAAGAATCGTTAATTTTAGGAAGGAAATACTACCAAACACGAAAGATGAAGAAATCCTCAGTACTTTATACATAAACA ATGGTAACTTTTGCTTTATCGGAAACTGTGTGCCTTGGTTCTGTAACGATAATAACCCGATCTGTTCTGAAGGTGATTTTATGGAGATGTCTTTATGTGTGTTGGTTTATCCGTCTGTTGAACATCCGTTCCAAGACCGTCCTTTTCCATGGAGCCAAGGCATTGTTGAATCAGAAAT atggaaagaaagaaatatatgtacCGAAATGCTCGTG GACCCGGAGATCACGATGGGAAGGTTCTTTCTTGATTTGATGGACCTGGCTGTGTTTGATCATCTCATTC AAAACTACGACCGCCATCATTTCACTATTGTCGTCAGGTTCAATGTTGAGAGTTTTGTGGTGATAGTCGATAATGGGAAAGGATTCGGTAATCCATGGAAAGACGATACATCGTTCTTAGCTCCGATATACCAGTGTTGCAG GATTCGAAACTCAACCTATCAAACACTACTGGATTTATCGACCGACGGAAGTAAATTAGGAAATCTGCTTCGTCTTTCTCTGTCACAAGACCCACTAGCGCCTGTGATTACGGAGATATTCTTCGCAACGCTAGAAAGACGACTTGGGCAGGTGTTGCGAGAGATtgacaaatgtatcgaaaactATGGTAATGGGGAGGTATTAGTGGACAAAGTGGTTGTAATCTGA
- the LOC139973425 gene encoding ribosome biogenesis protein BRX1 homolog — MGKRKAIEQIVKRQKRLRNTERVESKTEKSGDKEKWTNKQRVLIFASRGVSFLARHLASDLRTLMPHARADSKLDKAKGFFEINEICEMRNCNKCIFFEARKRDMYLWTSNTPHGPSAKFLIENIHTLAELKMTGNCLRGSRPILSFDPEFDNLPHYQILKELFTQMFGTPKLHPRSQPFIDHVFTFSIADDRIWFRNYQIIEEDGSLTEIGPRFVLNPIKIFRGSFGGPMLYENPKYVSPNQYRAQLKKNAGLRFKNKVESQMGHQVRKMKDTYNIDPLDEIFTTIKPEDAKGQEKLTYYRRKRSHPKDTGEKIAAAL, encoded by the exons ATGGGTAAAAGGAAAGCCATCGAACAAATCGTAAAGCGACAAAAGAGGCTAAGAAACACAGAAAGGGTGGAATCAAAGACAGAGAAGAGTGGCGATAAG GAAAAATGGACCAATAAGCAGCGAGTCCTGATTTTTGCATCAAGGGGTGTGTCATTCCTTGCTCGACACTTGGCGAGTGATCTCCGAACGCTGATGCCTCATGCAAGAGCAG ATTCCAAATTGGACAAAGCCAAAGGATTCTTTGAGATAAATGAG ATCTGTGAGATGAGGAACTGCAACAAGTGTATATTCTTTGAGGCTCGTAAGAGGGATATGTACCTTTG GACATCGAACACACCACATGGCCCGTCTGCCAAATTCTTGATCGAAAACA TCCACACCTTAGCAGAACTAAAGATGACCGGTAATTGTTTGAGAGGATCGAGACCAATCCTGTCTTTCGACCCTGAGTTTGATAATCTTCCCCACTACCAGATACTGAAGGAGCTCTTCACACAG ATGTTTGGTACTCCTAAGCTACACCCCAGAAGTCAACCGTTTATAGATCATGTCTTCACATTCTCCATAGCTGATGACAGAATATGGTTCAGAAATTACCAG ATCATAGAAGAAGACGGATCGTTAACAGAGATTGGACCACGCTTTGTTCTGAACCCCATCAAGATATTCCGAGGTAGCTTTGGTGGACCCATGCTGTACGAGAACCCAAAATATGTTTCACCCAATCAG TACCGTGCCCAACTCAAGAAGAACGCTGGGCTTCGTTTCAAGAACAAGGTGGAATCTCAGATGGGCCACCAAGTCAGAAAGATGAAGGACACGTACAACATAGACCCCCTGGATGAAATCTTTACCACCATCAAACCAGAGGATGCCAAGGGCCAAGAGAAGTTAACCTATTACCGGAGGAAGCGCTCCCATCCCAAGGACACAGGGGAAAAAATAGCAGCCGCTCTGTAA